A window of the Brassica napus cultivar Da-Ae chromosome C5, Da-Ae, whole genome shotgun sequence genome harbors these coding sequences:
- the LOC106401246 gene encoding plasmodesmata-located protein 2 yields MGLSISLLFLMTLLFSDLNVIQSATTEYTTLIYKGCAKQQFSDPSGLYSQALSAMFGSLVTQSTKTRFYKTTTGTSQTTITGLFQCRGDLTNHDCYNCVSRLPVLSDKLCGKTIASRVQLSGCYLLYEVAGFSQISGMEMLFKTCGKNNIAGTGFEERRDTAFGVMQNGVVSGHGFYATTYESVYVLGQCEGDVGDSDCSGCVKNALEKAQVECGSAISGQIYLHKCFIAYSYYPNGVPRRSSSSSSSSSSGSGGSSSSDPSSSTGATGKTVAIIVGGAAGVGFLVICLLFAKNLMKKKHDDY; encoded by the exons ATGGGTCTTTCAATCTCATTACTCTTCTTGATGACTCTACTCTTTTCAGATCTCAACGTCATACAATCAGCAACAACAGAATACACAACCTTAATCTACAAAGGATGCGCGAAACAGCAGTTCTCAGATCCGTCTGGTCTATACTCGCAAGCTCTCTCTGCTATGTTCGGCTCATTGGTCACTCAGTCCACTAAAACAAGATTCTACAAGACCACCACTGGCACGAGCCAAACCACAATCACTGGTCTCTTCCAGTGCAGAGGAGATTTAACCAACCACGACTGTTACAACTGCGTTAGCCGCCTTCCTGTCCTCTCCGACAAGCTCTGCGGCAAAACCATTGCCTCGAGAGTTCAGCTCTCCGGGTGTTATCTCCTCTATGAAGTCGCTGGCTTTTCTCAAATCTCAG GGATGGAGATGCTGTTCAAGACATGTGGGAAGAACAACATCGCCGGGACAGGGTTCGAGGAGAGGAGGGACACGGCGTTCGGGGTGATGCAAAACGGCGTCGTTTCGGGGCACGGGTTCTACGCGACAACCTACGAGTCTGTCTACGTGTTAGGACAGTGCGAGGGCGATGTCGGAGATTCAGACTGCAGCGGGTGCGTTAAGAACGCGCTGGAGAAGGCTCAGGTGGAGTGTGGAAGCGCGATCTCCGGTCAGATTTATCTTCATAAGTGCTTTATAGCTTATAGCTATTACCCGAATGGTGTCCCTAGGagatcttcttcctcttcttcgtcttcctcgtCTGGCTCTGGTGGCTCTTCGAGTTCAGATCCTTCGTCTTCTACAG GAGCAACTGGGAAGACGGTGGCAATAATAGTGGGAGGAGCTGCTGGTGTTGGCTTTCTTGTCATTTGCTTACTTTTTGCCAAAaacttgatgaagaagaaacatgACG ACTATTGA
- the LOC106399391 gene encoding auxin-responsive protein IAA12 isoform X2 — MRGGGSEFETGKSNLLPAESELELGLGLSIGGGAWRERGRILTAKDFPSVGSKRAADSSSNQGQGASPPRSSQIVGWPPIGSHRMNKVNNQAMKAAKEEEEEEGKKKNEPKDVSVQGLGYVKVNMDGVGIGRKVEMRAHSSYENLAQKLEEMFFGMTGTTTSRKKVKPWRLLDGSSEFVLTYEDKEGDWMLVGDVPWRMFITSVKRLRIMGTSEANGLAPRHQDQKERQRQ, encoded by the exons ATGCGTGGTGGTGGGTCAGAGTTTGAGACGGGGAAGAGTAACCTTCTTCCGGCTGAAAGTGAGCTGGAGCTGGGATTAGGGCTCAGCATAGGCGGTGGCGCGTGGAGAGAGCGTGGGAGGATTCTGACGGCTAAGGACTTTCCTTCTGTTGGGTCTAAACGAGCTGCTGACTCTTCCTCTAACCAAGGACAAGGAGCTTCTCCTCCTCGCTCAAG TCAGATAGTGGGATGGCCACCGATTGGGTCACACAGGATGAACAAGGTGAACAACCAAGCTATGAAGGcggccaaagaagaagaagaagaagaggggaagaagaagaatgagcCTAAAGATGTCTCAgttcagggtttagggtatgtGAAAGTGAATATGGATGGAGTTGGTATAGGCAGAAAAGTGGAAATGAGAGCTCATTCTTCTTATGAAAACTTGGCTCAGAAGCTTGAGGAAATGTTCTTCGGAATGACAGG TACTACTACTTCTCGGAAAAAAGTGAAACCTTGGAGACTTTTAGATGGGTCATCAGAGTTTGTACTCACTtatgaggataaggaaggagatTGGATGCTTGTGGGCGATGTTCCATGGAG AATGTTTATCACATCGGTGAAAAGGCTTCGGATCATGGGAACCTCTGAAGCTAATGGACTTG CTCCAAGACATCAAGATCAGAAGGAGAGACAGAGACAATGA
- the LOC106398167 gene encoding uncharacterized protein LOC106398167 isoform X1: MSMMFPSFQLLELNIISAQDLAPVSRKMKTYAVAWVHSERKLTTRVDYNAGTNPTWNDKFVFRVDEEFLYADTSAVVIEIYALHWFRDVHVGTVRVLISNLIPPSRRPGYRTSNNEYHHRTPPQGMRFVALQVRRASGRPQGILNIGVGVLDGSMRSMPLYTHMDSSAVGYRDLLGEEDRHLQHLHLNSNKGSSKNPQSPSSRQFQSVVSRSELRRTKSDTSSMVVSDLLSRVERSRLAKQPVSALVSSEEFETEPTTTDTDATEIKENGPTKIMRQIYKPDPSPRESHNVSYNHSSRKTPRRVTMNEKHRPVKARASPYLSRHGTPLRSNIVASSPMQRNEVRSTPMRSNIIAMSPMHPNMTSMTPMQTPMRSHMTPMQTPMRSNVLRSTPVRLNYMSTPMRTSNLAGRRILTDSELGPSPSEIAEQLAKNRSHANDAESSILSEWSIDETSVEGLRSKLERWRTELPPLYDIGSSQVSSTEYDGSTIVPANGRRTSRRKTPAVKKHSRRHTEGGNGLFSCFSKICGVECSFTCGGGGGGSVDHDESRKGGAGRVHRTYSADDLSSL; the protein is encoded by the exons ATGTCGATGATGTTCCCATCATTCCAACTGCTAGAGCTGAACATAATCTCAGCTCAAGACTTAGCTCCTGTCTCCCGCAAGATGAAGACATACGCGGTCGCTTGGGTTCACTCCGAACGTAAACTCACCACACGCGTAGACTACAACGCCGGAACAAACCCAACATGGAACGACAAATTCGTATTCAGAGTCGACGAAGAGTTTCTCTACGCAGATACTTCTGCCGTCGTCATTGAAATCTACGCTTTGCATTGGTTCCGAGACGTTCATGTAGGCACGGTCCGTGTCCTCATCAGCAACCTCATCCCACCTAGTCGTCGTCCAGGGTACAGAACCAGCAACAACGAGTACCACCATCGCACGCCACCTCAAGGAATGAGATTCGTCGCGCTTCAGGTTCGTCGTGCCTCTGGTCGGCCTCAGGGGATTCTCAACATTGGTGTTGGAGTGCTTGATGGTTCCATGAGGAGCATGCCGCTTTACACGCATATGGATTCATCTGCTGTTGGGTATAGAGATTTGCTCGGTGAAGAGGATCGTCATCTACAGCATTTGCATTTGAATAGTAACAAAGGAAGCTCCAAGAATCCACAATCTCCGTCTTCAAGACAGTTTCAGTCTGTTGTCTCTAGATCAGAGCTACGTCGTACAAAGAGTGATACGAGCTCGATGGTTGTTTCTGATCTTCTAAGCAGAGTTGAACGTAGCCGGCTAGCAAAACAGCCGGTAAGCGCATTAGTAAGCAGTGAAGAATTTGAAACTGAACCAACCACTACGGATACTGATGCCACGGAGATAAAAGAGAATGGACCTACTAAAATCATGAGGCAAATATACAAACCAGATCCATCACCAAGGGAGAGTCATAACGTGTCATACAATCATTCGTCACGTAAAACACCTAGAAGAGTTACAATGAACGAGAAACATAGACCGGTTAAGGCTCGAGCGTCACCGTACTTGTCAAGACATGGAACGCCGTTGAGATCTAACATCGTCGCATCTTCTCCTATGCAACGTAACGAAGTTAGGTCAACACCGATGAGATCTAACATTATCGCCATGTCTCCCATGCATCCCAACATGACTTCC ATGACTCCCATGCAGACTCCTATGCGTTCCCACATGACTCCCATGCAGACTCCTATGCGTTCCAACGTGCTTAGATCTACTCCAGTGAGACTAAACTACATGTCTACACCGATGAGGACATCGAACTTAGCTGGGAGGAGAATCTTGACCGATTCAGAGTTAGGTCCATCACCATCAGAAATCGCTGAGCAACTAGCTAAAAATAGGTCTCACGCTAACGACGCGGAGAGCTCTATACTCAGCGAGTGGAGCATCGACGAAACTAGCGTCGAAGGACTACGTTCGAAACTCGAGAGGTGGCGTACGGAGCTACCACCGTTGTATGATATAGGATCAAGCCAAGTAAGCAGCACTGAGTACGACGGTTCCACGATCGTTCCTGCCAATGGAAGAAGGACTTCGAGACGGAAAACTCCAGCGGTGAAGAAGCATAGTCGTAGGCATACAGAGGGAGGTAATGGTCTTTTCTCGTGTTTTAGTAAGATTTGCGGCGTGGAATGCAGTTTTACTTGCGGTGGCGGCGGTGGTGGCTCGGTGGATCATGATGAGTCGAGGAAAGGTGGGGCTGGTCGCGTGCACCGCACGTACTCTGCTGATGATTTGAGCTCTTTGTGA
- the LOC106399328 gene encoding uncharacterized protein LOC106399328, translated as MDHHHHHNQWRMRLSFKNATIALTLVNLLIFLFLLQGFFSSSSRRPVSAQLRYVKEAEEIRLKMQPLELIKRVREIEHESSAGQETEQEKDVKQNAAVDLSKRLKDFRSLNDASSLKALEEWRKRKMERARQRDLEKTGGLSSSKTS; from the exons atggatcatcatcatcatcataatcaatgGCGAATGAGATTATCTTTCAAGAACGCCACAATTGCTCTCACGCTCGTCAATCtcctcatcttcctcttcctccttcAGGGCTttttctcttcctcctctcgcCGACCCGTTTCAG CTCAGCTTCGGTATGTGAAGGAAGCCGAAGAGATTAGACTCAAGATGCAACCTTTAGAGCTTATCAAAAGA GTCCGAGAAATCGAACATGAGTCATCTGCTGGACAAGAAACAGAGCAGGAGAAAGATGTGAAGCAGAACGCAGCCGTTGATCTCTCTAAACGCCTCAAAGATTTCCGCTCGCTTAACGATGCCTCAAGCTTGAAAG CATTGGAAGAATGGAGAAAGCGGAAAATGGAACGAGCAAGACAACGTGATCTTGAGAAAACCGGAGGTCTTTCTTCATCCAAAACATCATAA
- the LOC106399391 gene encoding auxin-responsive protein IAA12 isoform X1, translating to MRGGGSEFETGKSNLLPAESELELGLGLSIGGGAWRERGRILTAKDFPSVGSKRAADSSSNQGQGASPPRSSQIVGWPPIGSHRMNKVNNQAMKAAKEEEEEEGKKKNEPKDVSVQGLGYVKVNMDGVGIGRKVEMRAHSSYENLAQKLEEMFFGMTGTTTTSRKKVKPWRLLDGSSEFVLTYEDKEGDWMLVGDVPWRMFITSVKRLRIMGTSEANGLAPRHQDQKERQRQ from the exons ATGCGTGGTGGTGGGTCAGAGTTTGAGACGGGGAAGAGTAACCTTCTTCCGGCTGAAAGTGAGCTGGAGCTGGGATTAGGGCTCAGCATAGGCGGTGGCGCGTGGAGAGAGCGTGGGAGGATTCTGACGGCTAAGGACTTTCCTTCTGTTGGGTCTAAACGAGCTGCTGACTCTTCCTCTAACCAAGGACAAGGAGCTTCTCCTCCTCGCTCAAG TCAGATAGTGGGATGGCCACCGATTGGGTCACACAGGATGAACAAGGTGAACAACCAAGCTATGAAGGcggccaaagaagaagaagaagaagaggggaagaagaagaatgagcCTAAAGATGTCTCAgttcagggtttagggtatgtGAAAGTGAATATGGATGGAGTTGGTATAGGCAGAAAAGTGGAAATGAGAGCTCATTCTTCTTATGAAAACTTGGCTCAGAAGCTTGAGGAAATGTTCTTCGGAATGACAG GTACTACTACTACTTCTCGGAAAAAAGTGAAACCTTGGAGACTTTTAGATGGGTCATCAGAGTTTGTACTCACTtatgaggataaggaaggagatTGGATGCTTGTGGGCGATGTTCCATGGAG AATGTTTATCACATCGGTGAAAAGGCTTCGGATCATGGGAACCTCTGAAGCTAATGGACTTG CTCCAAGACATCAAGATCAGAAGGAGAGACAGAGACAATGA
- the BNAC05G02680D gene encoding membrane protein PM19L isoform X1: protein MATVGRNIAAPLLFLNLIMYLIVLGFASWCLNRYINGQTNHPSFGGNGATLFFLTFSILAAVIGIASKLAGANHIRFWRNDSLAAAGSSSIVAWAVTALAMGLACKQINIGGWRGWRLRIIEAFIIILTFTQLLYVLLIHAGVFSSKYGPGYRDRDYATGQGHGHVPGTHAGEHKAGVGTTTLAV, encoded by the exons ATGGCGACGGTGGGAAGAAACATAGCAGCACCATTGTTGTTCTTGAATCTGATCATGTACCTTATCGTGCTTGGTTTTGCTAGTTGGTGTCTCAACAGATACATCAACGGCCAAACTAATCACCCAA GCTTTGGAGGCAATGGAGCAACACTCTTCTTCTTGACGTTTTCGATTTTAGCAGCCGTTATAGGCATAGCTTCGAAGCTGGCAGGAGCTAACCATATCAGGTTCTGGAGGAACGATAGTCTTGCAGCCGCAGGCTCCTCCTCTATAGTTGCATGGGCTGTCACCGCTCTTGCCATGGG GTTGGCATGCAAGCAAATAAACATAGGAGGATGGAGAGGGTGGAGGTTGAGGATTATTGAAGCCTTCATCATAATCCTAACGTTCACGCAGTTGCTTTACGTCTTGTTGATCCATGCTGGTGTATTCAGCAGCAAGTACGGTCCTGGATATAGAGATCGTGACTACGCTACAGGTCAAGGTCATGGTCACGTGCCAGGCACTCATGCAGGCGAGCACAAAGCTGGTGTTGGAACCACCACTTTGGCCGTTTAG
- the LOC106402245 gene encoding pre-mRNA-processing factor 19 homolog 1: MNCAISGEVPVEPVVSKKSGLLYEKRLIETHISDFGKCPVTGEPHTIDDIVAVKTGKIVKPKPLHTASIPGLLGMFQTEWDGLMLSNFSLEQQLHTARQELSHALYQHDAACRVIARLKKERDEARQLLSEAERQLPAAPAVATENATLSNGKRAADGDDQGPDAKKMRLGISGEVITELTDCNAALSQQRKKRQIPPTLASVDALEKFTQLSSHPLHKTSKPGIFSMDILHSKDVIATGGIDTTAVLFDRPSGQILSTLTGHSKKVTSIKFVGDTDLVLTASSDKTVRIWGSSEDGSYACRHTLKDHSAEVRAVTVHATNKYFVSASLDSTWCFYDMSSGLCLAQVTDDSEKVDYTAAAFHPDGLILGTGTAQSIVKIWDVKSQANVAKFGGHTGEITSVSFSENGYFLATSALDGVRLWDLRKLKNFRTFEFPNANSVEFDHSGSYLGIAASDIRVFQTASVKAEWNPVKTLPDLSGTGRATCVKFGPDAKYVAVGSMDRNLRIFGLPSNDSTEDSAQDS, encoded by the exons ATGAACTGCGCAA TTTCCGGAGAAGTTCCGGTGGAGCCCGTGGTTTCGAAGAAGTCTGGTTTGCTCTACGAGAAGCGCCTAATCGAGACGCACATATCC GATTTTGGGAAATGCCCAGTTACTGGTGAGCCGCATACCATTGATGACATTGTTGCCGTCAAAACTGGAAAG atcGTAAAGCCAAAACCATTACACACAGCTAGCATCCCTGGATTGCTCGGAATGTTCCAGACT GAATGGGATGGTTTGATGCTATCAAATTTTTCACTTGAACAACAACTGCATACTGCGAGGCAAGAGCTGAGTCATGCTTTGTATCAG CATGATGCTGCTTGTCGTGTGATTGCTAGGcttaaaaaagaaagagacgAGGCACGACAACTGCTTTCAGAGGCTGAGAGGCAATTACCTGCAGCCCCCGCAGTTGCCACAGAGAATGCTACTCTTAGTAATGGTAAACGAG CTGCCGATGGAGATGACCAAGGTCCCGATGCAAAGAAAATGCGTCTTGGAATTTCGGGTGAAGTTATTACAGAACTGACAGATTGTAATGCTGCTCTTTCCCAGCAGCGTAAAAAGAGACAG ATCCCTCCAACGTTGGCTTCAGTtgatgctttggagaagttCACTCAACTCTCAAGCCACCCACTTCACAAGACCAGCAAACCTGGTATTTTTTCAATGGACATCCTACATTCTAAG GATGTCATTGCGACTGGAGGAATAGATACAACTGCCGTTCTCTTTGACCGTCCCTCAGGACAAATTTTGTCAACGCTGACTGGTCATTCGAAGAAG GTTACGAGTATTAAGTTTGTAGGTGACACTGATCTTGTTTTGACTGCTTCATCAGACAAG ACAGTCCGTATCTGGGGGAGTTCCGAGGATGGGAGCTATGCCTGTAGGCATACATTGAAAGATCACTCTGCAGAG GTGCGAGCGGTCACTGTCCATGCAACGAATAAATACTTTGTGTCGGCATCGCTTGACAGCACGTGGTGCTTCTATGATATGTCCTCCGGTTTATGCCTTGCCCAG GTCACAGATGATTCCGAGAAGGTGGATTACACGGCTGCTGCTTTCCATCCTGATGGTCTCATTCTTGGAACTGGTACCGCTCAGTCTATTGTCAAAATTTGGGATGTAAAGAGTCAG GCAAACGTGGCGAAGTTCGGTGGACACACTGGAGAAATCACATCTGTATCATTTTCCGAAAATGGTTATTTCCTCGCG ACTTCTGCGCTGGATGGTGTTAGATTGTGGGACCTGCGCAAGCTAAAGAACTTCCGAACATTTGAATTTCCAAATGCAAACTCAG TGGAGTTTGACCATAGCGGATCTTACCTTGGCATTGCTGCTTCAGATATAAG AGTATTCCAAACGGCCAGTGTTAAAGCAGAATGGAACCCAGTCAAGACACTTCCTGATCTATCCGGTACAG GTAGAGCAACATGTGTTAAGTTTGGTCCGGACGCCAAATACGTAGCAGTCGGTTCAATGGACCGTAATCTCAGGATATTCGGCTTACCTAGCAATGACAGCACTGAAGATTCTGCACAAGATTCATGA
- the LOC106401247 gene encoding uncharacterized protein LOC106401247 — MLKSEPSLSIYCESGLNPVTVTDENLDRTVSIGDSVEADFSFAKHTSSSSSIDALSIKEEDEKSFEIGRPPSPPMHLAAGLGIDKFDDLYGGEIRFDLPSLDDERCGDYYEGMLEEYPLHPLLLRSYANFLEYKGDVSGAEEYYHKCTVVEPSDGVALANYGRLVMELHKDEAKALSCFERAVQASPEDSNVLGAYASFLWEINDEVDDDAFGDATRQGKEDFEPEAGEKRSSRLSETEDGETLCRYAKAFWSINGDKEKALFYFEKAVEASPNDSIILGEYARFLWEIEE, encoded by the exons atgctcAAGAGCGAGCCATCTCTCTCAATCTACTGCGAATCTGGGCTCAATCCGGTGACTGTAACCGACGAGAATTTGGATAGAACGGTCTCGATTGGTGACTCCGTTGAAGCCGACTTCAGCTTTGCTAAGCAcaccagcagcagcagcagcatcgATGCCTTGTCGATCAAGGAAGAGGATGAGAAAAGCTTTGAGATTGGAAGACCACCGAGTCCTCCTATGCATTTAGCTGCAGGGCTTGGGATCGACAAGTTCGATGATCTCTACGGTGGTGAGATCAGATTCGATTTGCCGAGTTTGGATGATGAGAGGTGCGGTGATTACTACGAGGGGATGCTCGAGGAGTATCCGTTGCATCCTCTGCTTCTCAGGAGCTATGCTAACTTCTTGGAG TACAAAGGAGATGTTAGTGGAGCAGAAGAGTATTATCACAAGTGTACTGTGGTTGAGCCTAGCGATGGGGTAGCTTTAGCTAACTACGGTAGATTGGTGATGGAGCTTCACAAGGATGAAGCTAAAGCGTTGAGCTGCTTTGAACGCGCTGTTCAAGCGTCTCCTGAGGATAG cAATGTTCTTGGAGCATATGCAAGTTTCCTCTGGGAGATAAATGATGAGGTTGATGATGACGCTTTTGGAGACGCAACTCGCCAAGGAAAAGAAGACTTTGAG CCTGAGGCAGGGGAAAAACGCAGCTCGAGGTTGTCTGAAACAGAAGATGGAGAGACGCTATGCAGGTACGCAAAAGCGTTTTGGAGTATTAATGGTGACAAGGAGAAGGCATTGTTCTATTTCGAGAAGGCCGTTGAAGCCTCTCCAAATGACAG CATTATACTTGGAGAGTACGCTAGGTTCCTATGGGAAATTGAAGAGTGA
- the LOC106398167 gene encoding uncharacterized protein LOC106398167 isoform X2, whose translation MSMMFPSFQLLELNIISAQDLAPVSRKMKTYAVAWVHSERKLTTRVDYNAGTNPTWNDKFVFRVDEEFLYADTSAVVIEIYALHWFRDVHVGTVRVLISNLIPPSRRPGYRTSNNEYHHRTPPQGMRFVALQVRRASGRPQGILNIGVGVLDGSMRSMPLYTHMDSSAVGYRDLLGEEDRHLQHLHLNSNKGSSKNPQSPSSRQFQSVVSRSELRRTKSDTSSMVVSDLLSRVERSRLAKQPVSALVSSEEFETEPTTTDTDATEIKENGPTKIMRQIYKPDPSPRESHNVSYNHSSRKTPRRVTMNEKHRPVKARASPYLSRHGTPLRSNIVASSPMQRNEVRSTPMRSNIIAMSPMHPNMTSMQTPLRSNMTPMQTPLRSNMTPMQTPMRSHMTPMTSNLAGRRILTDSELGPSPSEIAEQLAKNRSHANDAESSILSEWSIDETSVEGLRSKLERWRTELPPLYDIGSSQVSSTEYDGSTIVPANGRRTSRRKTPAVKKHSRRHTEGGNGLFSCFSKICGVECSFTCGGGGGGSVDHDESRKGGAGRVHRTYSADDLSSL comes from the exons ATGTCGATGATGTTCCCATCATTCCAACTGCTAGAGCTGAACATAATCTCAGCTCAAGACTTAGCTCCTGTCTCCCGCAAGATGAAGACATACGCGGTCGCTTGGGTTCACTCCGAACGTAAACTCACCACACGCGTAGACTACAACGCCGGAACAAACCCAACATGGAACGACAAATTCGTATTCAGAGTCGACGAAGAGTTTCTCTACGCAGATACTTCTGCCGTCGTCATTGAAATCTACGCTTTGCATTGGTTCCGAGACGTTCATGTAGGCACGGTCCGTGTCCTCATCAGCAACCTCATCCCACCTAGTCGTCGTCCAGGGTACAGAACCAGCAACAACGAGTACCACCATCGCACGCCACCTCAAGGAATGAGATTCGTCGCGCTTCAGGTTCGTCGTGCCTCTGGTCGGCCTCAGGGGATTCTCAACATTGGTGTTGGAGTGCTTGATGGTTCCATGAGGAGCATGCCGCTTTACACGCATATGGATTCATCTGCTGTTGGGTATAGAGATTTGCTCGGTGAAGAGGATCGTCATCTACAGCATTTGCATTTGAATAGTAACAAAGGAAGCTCCAAGAATCCACAATCTCCGTCTTCAAGACAGTTTCAGTCTGTTGTCTCTAGATCAGAGCTACGTCGTACAAAGAGTGATACGAGCTCGATGGTTGTTTCTGATCTTCTAAGCAGAGTTGAACGTAGCCGGCTAGCAAAACAGCCGGTAAGCGCATTAGTAAGCAGTGAAGAATTTGAAACTGAACCAACCACTACGGATACTGATGCCACGGAGATAAAAGAGAATGGACCTACTAAAATCATGAGGCAAATATACAAACCAGATCCATCACCAAGGGAGAGTCATAACGTGTCATACAATCATTCGTCACGTAAAACACCTAGAAGAGTTACAATGAACGAGAAACATAGACCGGTTAAGGCTCGAGCGTCACCGTACTTGTCAAGACATGGAACGCCGTTGAGATCTAACATCGTCGCATCTTCTCCTATGCAACGTAACGAAGTTAGGTCAACACCGATGAGATCTAACATTATCGCCATGTCTCCCATGCATCCCAACATGACTTCCATGCAGACTCCGTTGCGTTCCAACATGACGCCCATGCAAACTCCGTTGCGTTCCAACATGACTCCCATGCAGACTCCTATGCGTTCCCACATGACTCCCAT GACATCGAACTTAGCTGGGAGGAGAATCTTGACCGATTCAGAGTTAGGTCCATCACCATCAGAAATCGCTGAGCAACTAGCTAAAAATAGGTCTCACGCTAACGACGCGGAGAGCTCTATACTCAGCGAGTGGAGCATCGACGAAACTAGCGTCGAAGGACTACGTTCGAAACTCGAGAGGTGGCGTACGGAGCTACCACCGTTGTATGATATAGGATCAAGCCAAGTAAGCAGCACTGAGTACGACGGTTCCACGATCGTTCCTGCCAATGGAAGAAGGACTTCGAGACGGAAAACTCCAGCGGTGAAGAAGCATAGTCGTAGGCATACAGAGGGAGGTAATGGTCTTTTCTCGTGTTTTAGTAAGATTTGCGGCGTGGAATGCAGTTTTACTTGCGGTGGCGGCGGTGGTGGCTCGGTGGATCATGATGAGTCGAGGAAAGGTGGGGCTGGTCGCGTGCACCGCACGTACTCTGCTGATGATTTGAGCTCTTTGTGA
- the BNAC05G02680D gene encoding membrane protein PM19L isoform X2, with amino-acid sequence MATVGRNIAAPLLFLNLIMYLIVLGFASWCLNRYINGQTNHPTVIGIASKLAGANHIRFWRNDSLAAAGSSSIVAWAVTALAMGLACKQINIGGWRGWRLRIIEAFIIILTFTQLLYVLLIHAGVFSSKYGPGYRDRDYATGQGHGHVPGTHAGEHKAGVGTTTLAV; translated from the exons ATGGCGACGGTGGGAAGAAACATAGCAGCACCATTGTTGTTCTTGAATCTGATCATGTACCTTATCGTGCTTGGTTTTGCTAGTTGGTGTCTCAACAGATACATCAACGGCCAAACTAATCACCCAA CCGTTATAGGCATAGCTTCGAAGCTGGCAGGAGCTAACCATATCAGGTTCTGGAGGAACGATAGTCTTGCAGCCGCAGGCTCCTCCTCTATAGTTGCATGGGCTGTCACCGCTCTTGCCATGGG GTTGGCATGCAAGCAAATAAACATAGGAGGATGGAGAGGGTGGAGGTTGAGGATTATTGAAGCCTTCATCATAATCCTAACGTTCACGCAGTTGCTTTACGTCTTGTTGATCCATGCTGGTGTATTCAGCAGCAAGTACGGTCCTGGATATAGAGATCGTGACTACGCTACAGGTCAAGGTCATGGTCACGTGCCAGGCACTCATGCAGGCGAGCACAAAGCTGGTGTTGGAACCACCACTTTGGCCGTTTAG